AAGCCATTCGGCATCGACTTTGTCAATCTTATTCAGCACTACCACGCCCTGGCTGATGCCGTACAGGTGGAGCATGGCCAGGTGTTCGCGCGTCTGGGGCATGACACCTTCGTCGGCGGCCACCACCAGCATGGCCATATCGATGCCGCCCGTTCCGGCCAACATATTTTTTAAAAACCGTTCATGGCCCGGTACGTCGACAACGCCGGCGACAATATCGTCAGCCAGCGGCAGGGAGGCAAAACCCAAATCAATAGAGATGCCGCGCAGTTTTTCTTCCTTGAGCCGGTCGGTGTCCGTGCCGGTCAACGCTTTGATGAGCGCCGTCTTGCCGTGGTCAACGTGCCCGGCGGTGCCGATAATGATATATTTCATTGTCCCGCTCCTTTCGCCACTTCCAGACAGGCCTGACAAATCAGGCCAGCGTCTTCGTCGGTCAGACACCGGACGTCAAAAACGACTTGGTCGTCCTGAATGCGGGCGACAATGGGCACCCGCCACTGCCGCAGGTACCGCTCCAGGGCGGCGGTACTGAGCCCTTGCGGCCGGACGGCTACGCCCCACCCGGCAAGGTCGACGGCTGGCAGCGATCCCCCGCCGGCCTGGGCGGAAATTTCCACCAGGTCAATGTCCCAGCCATAGGCATGAAGCGGCGTCAGCCGCTCTTTCAGGGCGGCCGCTTTTTCCGCCAGCTCGTCCCGGGATAAGCGCAGCATGCGCTGCACCGGCACGTCGCGGAGCGGATCGCCGACGGTATAGTCAATCAGCGTACCTTCAAGGGCGGCCAGCGATAGTTTGTCCATGCGGAGCGCCCGCAGCAGCGGGTGTTTTTTCATGATTTCGATATACCGGCGCCGGCCGGCGATAATGCCGGCCTGGCCGGCCCCGAGCAGTTTGTCGCCGCTGAAGGTAACAATATCCACACCGGCCGCGATGGATTCGCGCACCGTGGGCTCATTCCAGCCGCCGGCGGCAAGCGGAACAAGGGTCCCGCTGCCCAGGTCCTCGATAACCGGGATGCCGCGGGAATGCGCGAGCTTGACGAGCTTAGCCGTATCCGGCTGGGCGGTAAAGCCGACAATGCGGTAATTGCTGGTATGGACTTTCAAGATAGCCGCCGTATTCGCGGTTATCGCGTTGGCAAAATCGGCCAAGTGGGTTTTGTTGGTGGTGCCGACCTCGACCAGGATGGCCCCGCCCTGCTGCATCACTTCGGGAATGCGAAACGAACCGCCGATTTCTACCAGCTGGCCCCGGCTGACGATAACTTCCCGTCCGCTGGCCAGGGCCGACAGGACGAGCAGTACTGCCGCGGCGTTGTTGTTGACCACGAGGGCGTCCTCGGCGCCCGTCAATGCGCAAAGCCGGTCGACAACATGGGCGTAACGGGTCCCCCGCTGGCCGGTGGCCAGGTCGTACTCGAGCGTACAGTACCCTTCCATGACATCCCGGACCGCGGATGCCGCCCGTGCGCTGAGGGGCGCCCGGCCCAGATTGGTGTGCAGCACCACGCCGGTGGCATTGACTACTTTGCGTAGGCTCCGGCCGCCCGTCTGCTTAAGCCGCGCCCAGGCGGCAGCGATTAAGGCCGCTACGCTAATATCGCAGTCCTCGCCGGCGCGCAGGCGCTGTCGCGCCTGGGCCGCCGCCTCCCGTAAGGCGGTGACGACGAGGTCGCGCGGCCATTCAGCCACAGCTGGATCTTTATACATTTCGGCCAGCAACCGATCAATTGCCGGAATAAGTTTAAGTTTTTCCTGCATATGTTCCTCCCTAGTCTGTCTTTTCCTTTTCCATTGTACTATACTTTGCCGCCCCTCTCCAAATTATCCTGTTTTTCCTTATTCTGCCGCCCACCACGAATAAGACGGCCAATTTTGTCGCATAATCATAGTAAAATAAAAGTTGTCAGGGAGTATTTATGCTGAATAACCTGTTCAACCTTCCCAAGCAGCCCTCCGAATTAAAATTCAATATTTACCTGCCCAGCGCCCTGCATGATGTTGCGGCTACGGTTAGCAGCTATGTCCAGGAAGCCGAGGCCGCCGGCCGCGAAGTTGTCATATTGTGCATCGGCACCGACCGCTCGACCGGCGATGCGCTCGGCCCGCTGACCGGCAGCAAACTGAAGACGCTGCACCACCATCCGTATATTTACGGGACGCTTGATGATCCGGTCCATGCCACCAACCTTCCGGCGATGATTAAGTTTATCGAAGTCAATTTTGCCAACCCCTTTGTCATCGCCGTCGACGCCTGCCTGGGCCGGCTGGAAAGTGTTGGCTGCGTCTCGCTCGGCCGCGGACCCGTGAAGCCTGGTGCCGCCGTCAACAAAGAACTGCCGCCCGTCGGCGACGCTTATATAACCGGCATCGTCAACGTGGGCGGCTTCATGGAACACCTGGTCTTGCAGAGCACCCGCCTCAATTTGGTAATCAAGATGGCCGATATTATCGCCCACGGCTTGGCCTTCGGCCTGGGCGGAAGAAAAAGTTAATTGCGCCAAAGTTATCCAACAGGTAACCAATTAATTATGCACAGGCGCACACATAAGATTGAGAGCTCCGCTAGATAGCGAAGCTCTCACGCACTAATTACAGGCGCTCGAGTTCAGCCACGATTTCCTCGGGCGTCTTGCCGGCGGCATTGATGACCGGCACCTCGGTTACCGTGTCCTGGATGTTCATAAGGTTGATATCGGCGCCACTGACAATAATGGCATCGACGCCATGGAGACTGGCCTCGTCCAGGTCTACTACTTCATAGCCTTCACTTTCCAAAATATCGACCAGGTTGGAGAGACTTTTTTCCACTGCGATTACACCGATACCTTGCACGCCTTTGCACCTCCGTATTTTTAATAAAGTATGAGGTATGAAGTATGAGGTATGAAGTAAACGGGGAAACGGAGCGTAGTAAGCGGTAAATAGTTAAAAGGTGGAAGCAGGGACTTAGCCGAGGCGTTCGGCCAGGACGCTGGCCACCTGCTCCGCCGTAAGACCGGCGGCGTTGACCATCACCGTGTTTTCCGCCAACTTGCCGGCCGCCGCTTGGGCGCCGGGCTCGCCCGTATAAACCACGGCTTCGACAGGACGCACACAGTCGGCCATGTCCACCACTTCATAGCCGCAGGTACTTAAATGTGCTTTGATGTCGTCCAGTCCGGTTTCGACCGAAACCAACCGCAACATAAAAAGCACCTCCTGCATTTTTTTATAGTGTTTGCAGAGGCGCTTTTTTCATGCCTGTCAATCTTTTGCTATTTACTTGGTCTTGGTTGCCGCGGCTTCTTCGCCAGCGCGGCGCATTTCGCAAGCGCCCTTGAACACGGCGCCTTCACCGATAATCAGTGTTCCAACTTTAATATCGCCGTAAACCCGGGCTGTAGATAGCAGCTCCAATTTTTCCGCAATGTCAAGATTGCCGTTGATCGTGCCGGCGATGGTTCCGTTGCGCGCCTTGATTTGCGCCCGGATAACGGCAGTTTCGCCGACCAAAAAATCACTGAGGGACTGTATTTCGCCTTCGAACTGGCCATCAATACGGACCGCGCCTTTGGTCGTAATCGTCCCCTTAATACACGTTTCCTTGCCAATAATCGTTTCGACCTGTTCAATCGCCGCCTTTTTATTACTGCCGCCAAACATGCCTTTAACTCCCCTCATTCATACTATAAAAAATTGGCAGGATTAACCGCGGTGCCGTTGACACGAACTTCATAGTGAACATGCGGTCCGGTGCTTATGCCCGTGCTACCCATATAGGCGATAATTTCGCCTTTCTTTACCCGTTGACCTGTTTCCACCAAATTCTGGCTGTTGTGGCCGTAGATGGTGACAATCCCGTTGCCGTGGTCAATCTCCACCATTTTACCATAACCGCCGTACCAGCCGCTGTAAGTCACCACCCCATCGGCCGTAGCGACAATGGGCATGCCATAATCACCGGCAATGTCAATGCCGGGATGCCAGTCACTACCCCAACCCCAAGGCGAACTACGCCAGCCGAAGCGAGAGGTAACCTCGCCGCTGGCCGGCCAAATCGACGGCGTTGCCGCCAGGCGGGCGTTGCGCTCAATCAAACGGTCCCTTAGAGTCTCCAGGCTCTGCTCCCGCGCTTTGGCGACCTGCTGAAGGTCGTGCACAACCGCGGCAATTTCGTTAAGTTGTGGTTTCACCACTGGACCACCCTGACCGCCATGGCCGGCCGTAGGACGGCTGACGCCGGAACGGGAAGGTCCTGTTTCCTCGGTATTAACCAGACGGCGGATTTCCGCATCGAGTTGATTGAGGCGGTTCATGTCCTCCTGCAGGGCGGCCGTCGCTTTCGCCAGCTGTTCAATTTGGGCTAGCTGAGCGCCGTTGACCTGGCGCAGCCGCTCCAGTTCGGCCCGTTCGGCCTGGGCCGCGTTAACGGTATGCCGATAATTAATCACCCCTCCGACTACTGCCACCAAAAACAAACAAAGAATGGCGGCGGCAATTTTTACCGCGCGGATAGGGATCCGAATGCTTTTTATGGCTTGCCCGTGATGGGGTACTATCATAATGGTGTACTCTCTCCGGTCTGGCTGGCGGGGCCAGTTCGGTATGCTAGCCAACGGCATCACCTCTTTTTCGCTAAAAATTTACAGAGATACTAAGCTGGAATATAATTCAACTTTTCTTATAAAAATCCTTCTTTTTTCCACAAATTACCATAAAAATGTTGCTAAAAAACATAAGCGCTGACGCGTCTTTTTGGCAAAACCGCAAAGGCCGCTAAGGACGCAATTGGCATACTGAGCGCGACGCATGTCGCGCCAAAAAACTACTTTGCGGAGCTTCCGCGTTCTTGGTGTACTACCTTGGAAATCGGAACTTAAAAAGGGATGATATATGAAACCGCAGAGGACGCGGAGAGGATATTTTTTAAACTTTAACACGATGAATATCGCGCCTCTGTGTCCTACCATGAAAACGGATAAAATCATACGGTGAATATTGGAACCGCAGAGGACACAGAGAATATTTTAAATTTAATTGATAATTCAAAGTGCGATATCTATCGCACTCTTCGTGCGCTACCCTGAAAAATCAGTGACTTCAAGTTGGAAAATATAGGGAACCACAGAGGACACAGAGCGCGTGATAGATATCACGCGCTTTCTGTGTCCTTCTGTGGGGTTAAACTTCAATGTTTTCATGCTTTGTGATGCCAATTATTGGCATGGATATCTTTGCGGTTATAAATAGTTATAAATAGTTTTTCATTATTTGTGGTGCCGATTAATCGGTAAGATTATCTTGGCGATTAAAAACCGCTGCTGTTTGCTATAGCAAAAATACCAAGCTATATAGCAAACTGCCGTCCATCGTTGGACGGCAGTTTGTATTATGTCAACCTATAACAATCTCGGCCAATTTGCGCTTGGGTACATGGTGAACCTGCCGTTCGTCCCGCCAGTACTTGATATCCCCGCCGGGTGCAATCTCGTCAATCACCACTTCTTCCTTCGGTCGACCAAGCGCGAGGACAAGGACGATCTCAAGATGATCGGGCAGCGCCAACACTTCTTTCAGGGCTTTGCGCTGAATATTGGCAATCATACAGCCGCCCAAGCCCCGTTCCACGGCGGCCAGCATGATCGTTTGGGCAGCAATGCCAATGTCTGCTACCGCCGCCAAATTAATGGTTTTGTCCTCCACCATAACAATATAAGCCGCCGGCCGTTCGCCCGGCGCCGGCCCCGGCCAATCGGGTAAATACGCCGCCCAGCCCAATGTTGCAAAAATGCGCTCATTGAGGGCCTTGTCGCTCGCCAGCACATACTTGATGGCCTGCCGGTTCGCCCCTGACGGCGACAGCCGGGCGTGATCCACCAGCTCCAGTAACACCTCGCGGCTCACGGGAACATCTTCGTAAAAACGGCGGTAGCTGCGGTTTTTCCGCACCAGTTCCTTCAACATATTCTCTCCTCCTTTATTCTTTTACCCGTACTGTCCGGGCCTTGTCCAACGCCTCTTTTTCTTCATTGGTCAGGAAATAGCTTGACTGACCGTTGACAATCGGTTTGGCGTAAACGCGCGAATCATCGCGGCCAAAAATACTGGACAGAACGACCCCGTTATCTTGGGCATCGAGGAGGGCGATGGCAAAACTTAGGTCGCTGCCCGTGTCATTAAACGCGTTGAAACGGACAATACCAACCCGCTGGATGCAGGTCTTGGTAACGGCATCCAGGTGGCGGCACTGAGCGGCAAGCGTATTGACTTTTTCTACCGTCTCACGCACTTCATCAATATGGGCCAACAACAGCCGTTCAATATTGGCCCCTTCCATGCCTTGCATGAGCTTTTGGTAACGCCGGTTAAGGCGGCTAAGTTTGATATTGATGTTTATAAAGAAAATCAGGGCAATTAAAATAATCACGGTAATGGCCAGCAGGATATAATGCAAATTGGTCATTACCAAACCGCTTAAAAAGGCTAAATCCATAATCTTCACTCCTGCGATGATACTAAGCCGGCCATAGCAGCGTCAAGATGGCCGCGACCGGAATGGCAGGCAGCAGATTAGCTACCTTGATTTTTTTTATCTCCAACATCATCAGAGCGATACCGACAATCAACACTCCGCCCACCGCCGTCATCTCCACAATAACACTTTCCGACAACACGGCGCTCAGCGAACCGGCCAACAAGGTCAATCCTCCCTGATAAACTAAAATAACGATACTGGATAAGGCAACGCCGATACCCAGGCTGGAGGCAAAGACTATCGACGAAATGGCATCCAACGTTGACTTGGCATATAGGGTTGTGGCATCGCCGGTCAGACCATCCTGCAGGGATCCGACAATCGCCATGGCGCCCACGCAAAACACCAGGCTGGCCGTTATGAAGCCTTGGCCGGCGTTGCCGTATTCGCTGCCCAACCGGGCGGTGACAAAGTCGCCCAGCCGGTTAAGCCGTTCGTCAATGTCGATTGCCTCCCCCACAATGCCGCCGAGCACCATGCTGAGAATGACAACCACTATATTATGTGTTTTAAACGCCATCTGTAATCCAATGAGCAGCACCGCCAACGCCAGCCCCTGCATGACGGTCTGTTGATACCGCACAGGGATGCCCCGTTTAAGCAGCAGGCCTACGCCCGAACCGACCAGCACGGCGACGGTGTTGACAATCGTACCTTTCATCAGCTCACCCCTTTGCGGCAACCTTTCGGACAGCCCGGAGGGCATCCTCAATCTCTTGTTCGGTCGTAAAATAGCCGGGACTGAACCGGACAGTCCCGGTCTTAATCGTGCCAATCGTCTGATGAGCCCAGGGCGCGCAGTGCAGCCCGGCCCGGCAGATGATACCATATTCATTTTCCAGCCGATAAGCCACTTCGCCAGAGTCCTGGCCGTCTACGGTGAAGGAAACAACAGCCGTTTGCTTTGCGGTTTGCCGCGGCCCATACACCGTCACGCCCGGGATGGCAGCCAACCCGCCAAGCAGCGCCTCGATCAATTGTCCTTCGCGAGCGCGGATGACCTCCCGCCCGACCCGGCGGATAAACCGGACGCCAGCGGCTAATCCGGCCACCCCCGGCGTGTTGGGTGTGCCGCTCTCCAGCCGGTCGGGCAGAAACTCAGGCTGCTGGTCAAGTTCAGACAGACTGCCTGTCCCGCCGTAGCGAAGCGGCACAAGGTCAATGTCTTCCCGGATATAGAGACCGCCGGTTCCTTGCGGCCCCAAGAGGCTTTTGTGGCCGGTAAAGGCCAGCATGGCGATATTTTGCGCGGCAACGTCGATTTCTTCCACCCCGGCGGTCTGGGCCGCATCAACAATAAGCGCGGCGCCACAGCGGGCCGCCAGCTCACCAACCGCGGCCACCGGCATGATCGTACCGGTAACATTGGATGCATGGCACATGATCACCGCCCGCACCCCTTCCCGCAGCGCGGCGGCCATGGCGGCCAAATCAAGCTGACCGGTCTGGTCGCAAGGGACAATGGTCAAGTCAACCCCCATGGTTTCAAGTTGCCGCAGCGGCCGGGCAACAGCGTTATGTTCCATCGAAGTTGTGACAACCTTGTCACCTGGGCGTAAATACCCAAAAAGGGCCATGTTGAGCGCATCGGTGGCATTGTGGGTAAAAACAATCCGACTGGGATCAGCGACCCCAAACATGTTAGCTAACTCTTCGCGGGCCTCGTACAGGACGCGGCCAGCCTGGTATTCGGCGCTGTAGCCGCCCCGGCCCGGATTGCCGGCCAGGTGACGCAGGCACGCATCTACCGCCTGGTAAACCTCCTCCGGCTTAGGCCAACTGGTTGCCGCGTTATTAAGATAGATCATAGCAAACTCTCTTTCCGTTAACTCACTTGTCGTTGTTTTTTAAAATACTTTTATCTCTACCCTGAAAAGCGTTAAACCGCCAAGGACGCAAAGAACGCAAAGGGCTACGCGCGCGACAGTTGTCGCGCTTGAATTTATATTATAAAACCACAGAGGACGCGGAGCGTATTTTTACTTTAGCGCGATGAAATCGCGCTCTCTGCGCTCTCCGCGGTTGAATAACTATTTTCATGCTTTGTGGCGCCAATTTATTGGCATGATTATCTGGTTTTGTTAA
The sequence above is drawn from the Thermosinus carboxydivorans Nor1 genome and encodes:
- a CDS encoding DUF4446 family protein → MDLAFLSGLVMTNLHYILLAITVIILIALIFFININIKLSRLNRRYQKLMQGMEGANIERLLLAHIDEVRETVEKVNTLAAQCRHLDAVTKTCIQRVGIVRFNAFNDTGSDLSFAIALLDAQDNGVVLSSIFGRDDSRVYAKPIVNGQSSYFLTNEEKEALDKARTVRVKE
- a CDS encoding nitroreductase family protein, with the protein product MLKELVRKNRSYRRFYEDVPVSREVLLELVDHARLSPSGANRQAIKYVLASDKALNERIFATLGWAAYLPDWPGPAPGERPAAYIVMVEDKTINLAAVADIGIAAQTIMLAAVERGLGGCMIANIQRKALKEVLALPDHLEIVLVLALGRPKEEVVIDEIAPGGDIKYWRDERQVHHVPKRKLAEIVIG
- a CDS encoding YkuS family protein, whose product is MLRLVSVETGLDDIKAHLSTCGYEVVDMADCVRPVEAVVYTGEPGAQAAAGKLAENTVMVNAAGLTAEQVASVLAERLG
- the yyaC gene encoding spore protease YyaC, whose protein sequence is MLNNLFNLPKQPSELKFNIYLPSALHDVAATVSSYVQEAEAAGREVVILCIGTDRSTGDALGPLTGSKLKTLHHHPYIYGTLDDPVHATNLPAMIKFIEVNFANPFVIAVDACLGRLESVGCVSLGRGPVKPGAAVNKELPPVGDAYITGIVNVGGFMEHLVLQSTRLNLVIKMADIIAHGLAFGLGGRKS
- the selA gene encoding L-seryl-tRNA(Sec) selenium transferase; translation: MQEKLKLIPAIDRLLAEMYKDPAVAEWPRDLVVTALREAAAQARQRLRAGEDCDISVAALIAAAWARLKQTGGRSLRKVVNATGVVLHTNLGRAPLSARAASAVRDVMEGYCTLEYDLATGQRGTRYAHVVDRLCALTGAEDALVVNNNAAAVLLVLSALASGREVIVSRGQLVEIGGSFRIPEVMQQGGAILVEVGTTNKTHLADFANAITANTAAILKVHTSNYRIVGFTAQPDTAKLVKLAHSRGIPVIEDLGSGTLVPLAAGGWNEPTVRESIAAGVDIVTFSGDKLLGAGQAGIIAGRRRYIEIMKKHPLLRALRMDKLSLAALEGTLIDYTVGDPLRDVPVQRMLRLSRDELAEKAAALKERLTPLHAYGWDIDLVEISAQAGGGSLPAVDLAGWGVAVRPQGLSTAALERYLRQWRVPIVARIQDDQVVFDVRCLTDEDAGLICQACLEVAKGAGQ
- a CDS encoding bactofilin family protein, which encodes MFGGSNKKAAIEQVETIIGKETCIKGTITTKGAVRIDGQFEGEIQSLSDFLVGETAVIRAQIKARNGTIAGTINGNLDIAEKLELLSTARVYGDIKVGTLIIGEGAVFKGACEMRRAGEEAAATKTK
- a CDS encoding DUF554 domain-containing protein — protein: MKGTIVNTVAVLVGSGVGLLLKRGIPVRYQQTVMQGLALAVLLIGLQMAFKTHNIVVVILSMVLGGIVGEAIDIDERLNRLGDFVTARLGSEYGNAGQGFITASLVFCVGAMAIVGSLQDGLTGDATTLYAKSTLDAISSIVFASSLGIGVALSSIVILVYQGGLTLLAGSLSAVLSESVIVEMTAVGGVLIVGIALMMLEIKKIKVANLLPAIPVAAILTLLWPA
- a CDS encoding M23 family metallopeptidase, encoding MASIPNWPRQPDRREYTIMIVPHHGQAIKSIRIPIRAVKIAAAILCLFLVAVVGGVINYRHTVNAAQAERAELERLRQVNGAQLAQIEQLAKATAALQEDMNRLNQLDAEIRRLVNTEETGPSRSGVSRPTAGHGGQGGPVVKPQLNEIAAVVHDLQQVAKAREQSLETLRDRLIERNARLAATPSIWPASGEVTSRFGWRSSPWGWGSDWHPGIDIAGDYGMPIVATADGVVTYSGWYGGYGKMVEIDHGNGIVTIYGHNSQNLVETGQRVKKGEIIAYMGSTGISTGPHVHYEVRVNGTAVNPANFL
- a CDS encoding YkuS family protein; translation: MQGIGVIAVEKSLSNLVDILESEGYEVVDLDEASLHGVDAIIVSGADINLMNIQDTVTEVPVINAAGKTPEEIVAELERL
- a CDS encoding aminotransferase class V-fold PLP-dependent enzyme: MIYLNNAATSWPKPEEVYQAVDACLRHLAGNPGRGGYSAEYQAGRVLYEAREELANMFGVADPSRIVFTHNATDALNMALFGYLRPGDKVVTTSMEHNAVARPLRQLETMGVDLTIVPCDQTGQLDLAAMAAALREGVRAVIMCHASNVTGTIMPVAAVGELAARCGAALIVDAAQTAGVEEIDVAAQNIAMLAFTGHKSLLGPQGTGGLYIREDIDLVPLRYGGTGSLSELDQQPEFLPDRLESGTPNTPGVAGLAAGVRFIRRVGREVIRAREGQLIEALLGGLAAIPGVTVYGPRQTAKQTAVVSFTVDGQDSGEVAYRLENEYGIICRAGLHCAPWAHQTIGTIKTGTVRFSPGYFTTEQEIEDALRAVRKVAAKG